Within the Pseudomonas orientalis genome, the region CTTCTGGACCTCGGCATCGTGCACGCGAAAACGCCGCCCGCCCTCGACGCGAATCCCCAGCAGGCCGTTATCCTGCTGCTTGAAGTCGCGGATCAGCGCCTCGCAGCCGATCAGCGCATAGCCATCCGGAGCCAGGCCGACTTCCTTGCCATCAAGGATGCACACCACGCCGAAGCTTTCGCCCTTTTTCATGCAGCGACTGATCATGTCCAGGTAACGCGCCTCGAACAGTTGCAAATCGAGGGTGCAGCCAGGAAACAGCACGGTGTTGAGTGGAAACAGCGCCAGACTCATAAAGGTTTCCTTAAACCCGGTTTAAACGATCACGGACACGGCCAGCGGCAGGAACACTGCCGTGGCCACACCCATCAAACTCATGGCCAGCGCCGCAAAGGCGCCGCATTCTTCGCTTTCCTGCAGGGCCACCGAGGTGCCGACCGCGTGGGCCGTCATGCCCAAGGCCATGCCGCGCGCCTCGGGGCTGTAGACACCCAGGCGCGACAGGAACGCCGGGCCGATCATCGCGCCGGCCACCCCGGTGATCAGCACGAACACCGCAGCCAATGCCGCCACCCCACCGATCTGCTCGGCCACCAGCATCGCAATCGGCGACGTCACCGACTTGGGCGCCATGGTCATCAGCACCCGGTGTTCGGCACCGAACCACCAGCCCAACCACACGCACAGGCCGGTGGCCAACACCCCACCTACCACCAGCGTAGTAAAAATCGGCCAGAACAATTGGCGAATCCGTCGCAGGTTCAAATAAAGCGGCACCGCCAGGGCCACCGTCGCCGGCCCCAGCAGAATGCCCATGATCTCGGTGCTTTTGCGGTATTCGGTGTAGTCCAGGCCGCAGATCAGCAACACGCCAATCACCAGCAACATGGAGACCAGCACCGGCTGCAGGAAGATCCAGCGGGTTTTCTCGAACGCCGCCAGTACCAACTGATACGCGCCCAGGGTGATGCCGATACCGAACAACGGGTGATGAATGACGGCCGTCCAGGCGCCCTGCCAGTCGAACATCATTGTTCCTTCTCCTTGCGCCGGACCAACCGCTCCATCAGCACGCCGACAACCCCCATCGCGACGACCAGCGACAGCACCAGCGCGCCGACGATAGCCCAGAAGTCGGCAACGATGTCCCTGGCATACACCATCACGCCCACGGCCGGCGGCACCAGCAGCAACGGCAAATAGCGCAGCAGGCTGCCGGCCGCCAGGCTCAGCGGCTCGCTGACTTCGCCGCGCCAGATCAGGAAGCCGAGCATCAGCAGCAGGCCGATGATCGGCCCCGGCAATACCGGCAACAGCAGATGGTTGAGCGCAGTGCCGATCAATTGAAACAGCACCAGCCAGGTCAGGCCACGTAACAACATCCTCTCTGCCCCCTCAAAGTTCGTGCGCAT harbors:
- a CDS encoding LON peptidase substrate-binding domain-containing protein translates to MSLALFPLNTVLFPGCTLDLQLFEARYLDMISRCMKKGESFGVVCILDGKEVGLAPDGYALIGCEALIRDFKQQDNGLLGIRVEGGRRFRVHDAEVQKDQLLVAQVQWLDELPDQPLEEEDADLLALLQALAEHPMVASLDMDAHAEGQQALSNQLAYLLPFTEADKVDLLQLDDPQQRLDAIQMLLDELQGELFT
- a CDS encoding LrgB family protein, whose amino-acid sequence is MMFDWQGAWTAVIHHPLFGIGITLGAYQLVLAAFEKTRWIFLQPVLVSMLLVIGVLLICGLDYTEYRKSTEIMGILLGPATVALAVPLYLNLRRIRQLFWPIFTTLVVGGVLATGLCVWLGWWFGAEHRVLMTMAPKSVTSPIAMLVAEQIGGVAALAAVFVLITGVAGAMIGPAFLSRLGVYSPEARGMALGMTAHAVGTSVALQESEECGAFAALAMSLMGVATAVFLPLAVSVIV
- a CDS encoding CidA/LrgA family protein — translated: MLLRGLTWLVLFQLIGTALNHLLLPVLPGPIIGLLLMLGFLIWRGEVSEPLSLAAGSLLRYLPLLLVPPAVGVMVYARDIVADFWAIVGALVLSLVVAMGVVGVLMERLVRRKEKEQ